GAGTGAGTTACAGATTTTATTGGATAAAGAGGGTAAAACTCTCAGGGATTATCGGGTTGAGGTGGTGAACGATGAGTTAATCGTCACCGATGATGACGGTAATCTGTTTGAATATAATCCCCGCAACCGAGAAAGTCAGCGAGTACAGGAGACTTTATTTCAGGAAAAACAGCGTCTGATTGAGGGGTGTCTCTTTGGAGTTGATATCAATCCCAACTCGGTGAAAATCTGTCGGTTGCGTTTATGGATTGAGTTACTCAAGAATGCTTACTACAAAGCAGATAACGAGTTAGAGACGTTACCGAATATCGATATTAATATCAAGGTTGGCAATTCTCTGATTAGTCGCTTTGGGTTATCCAATGATTTACAAGTCTTTTCCCGCAAAAGTCGTTTAAGTATCGAGAGTTATAAGGATGCGGTGAGAGTCTATCGCAACGCGGAGGATAAGTCGCAAAAGCGTGAGATGGAGAGATTGATAAGCGAGATTAAGAGTAGTTTTCGTCAGACTTTACAGTTAGATGAACCTCTGAAAAAGCGCTTGCGGGGTTTGGAAACGGATTTATATAGTCTAGAGAATCAAATTTTGTTATTTGAGGAGTCACCCAAGGAAAAGAAAGCGCGGGAAAGGAAGATTATTCAGTTAAGGAATGAGATTGATAAGTTACGTCCGCAACTAGAGGAGATTGAAAGCGGTAAGATTTATCATAATGCTTTTGAATGGCGCTTCGAGTTCCCCGAAGTCCTAGATGATAAGGGGAATTTTATCGGTTTTGATGTCATTATAGGTAATCCTCCTTGGGGAGCAAAAATAGATAATAAACATCTAACCAAAATAAAAGAGAAAAATTCCGATATTATCGTGAGAATGATAGATTCTTTCATGTTTTTTGTTAATTTGACATTCTCCATTAAATCGCAATATGGTCTTATCTGTCAAATTATCCCCGATGTTATTCTCTATCAAGTTGATAATGAAAAATTACGAGAGAAAATTTTTAAAACCCATCAATTAGAGATAGCTTTTAATCTGGGAGATAGAATTTTTGAAGATGTTGCTAGACCATGTTGTATTATACTTCTGACATCGAAATTTACTAATATATCTTGGGTGGGAGAATATCAAAAATCTTCTGATGATAGTGTTAATAGTCTCAGTCACAATTTATTAATACCAATAGAGACATCTTTTTTTAAAACAATTCCTAATCAAGTCATTACTACTAAAAACCTAATTGGATACAAAATTATCAATAGATATAATAAAATTAAACTTAGAGACTTAATAGATCAAGATGGAATTCAAAGAGGAGTCAGTCCTGATTTAAAAGAAGCTTTTATTGTTGATAAAAAAAATATCGATAAATTCCATCTGGAGCAAAATTTTATTTTTCCTACTATTACTGGTGGGAGGGATTTAAATAAATACTTGATCTCAGATATTGATAAAAAGATTATCTATACTAAAAAAACGGATGATCCTCAATTAATACCGCAAATAATTGAGTATTTAAAATCTTTTAAAGAGCGAATAACTTGTGTAGAAGTTAAAGAAAATAAACATCCTTTTTGGTCTTTGCACCGTCCCAGAAACCAAGAAATTTTTCTAAAACCAGAAAAAATTATTGGTGTGATTACTGGAGATAAAATTATTGTTGCTTTGGATAACAATCAAATATTTCCAACGGATGGACTATACTTAATGTCCAGTAGCGGAAGATTATCCAATAAATTTTTATTAGGAGTTTTAAACTCAAAAATCATTACTTATTTTTATCGATTATTGTCAATGGAAGTTAATCGTACTTTAGCTCAAATAAAGCCAACAATTTTAGAAGAAGTACCGATTGAAACACATCCTGAAACCTTAGTAAAAAAAATTGAAATTAAAGTCGATCAAATTCTCACGGCTAAAAAATCTAATCCCAAAGCTGACACCAGCGAGTTAGAAAAAGAGATTGACAAAATAGTGTATGAATTGTATGGATTAAGTGAGGAAGAAATCAGGATAATAGAGGGGGAAATAAAATAAATATAAATGTAGGGTGTGTTAGCGAAGCGTAACGCACCCAAAAGCATCCCAAAGGACTAAAAAAAATTTGATCCCCCTAAATCCCCCTTAAAAAGGGGGACTTAAATTTGATACATTCGTTCTCATGATAAATTCTGTTTTTAATAGTATGATGAACTCCCAATCGAACTTTAAAACCCATCTCCCCACTTCCCCATACCTATTACCTATAATTATTAGTATTCTATAATACCAATGCTTAGGAAACTATAAAGAAAATCCCAAGATTGAGCGAGTACCTTGGCAAAAAAAGCTATAATAGAATAAAATGCCTAATTTTTTCAACAAAATTGTTATGATAGTTACCAATAGACAAGAGCTAGAAGAACTGATACAACAGGTAAAAAAAGCTCAACAACAATTTGCCAACTATAACCAAGAACAAGTAGATCTTATCTTCAAAAAAGCCGCATTAGCAGCCAACAACGCTCGCATTCCCCTAGCTAAAATGGCAGTACAAGAGACAGGGATGGGAGTAATAGAAGATAAAGTGATTAAAAACCATTTTGCCTCAGAAATCATCTACAACAAATATAAACACAGCAAAACCTGCGGCATTATCGAAGAAGATAAATCCTTTGGATTGCAAAAAATCGCCGAACCCGTGGGCATTTTAGCGGGGATCGTACCCACTACAAATCCCACCTCCACAGCCATTTTTAAAGCCCTAATTGCCCTGAAAACCCGCAACGGCATCATTTTTTCCCCCCATCCGCGAGCCAAAGACTGCACCATCGCAGCGGCCAAAATAGTCTTAGAAGCGGCCGTCAAAGCAGGCGCACCGGCCGGTATTATTGGTTGGATCGATCAGCCATCGGTGGAACTTTCCCAAGCATTAATGCAACATCCCAGCATTAATTTAATCCTTGCTACCGGCGGTCCCGGTATGGTAAAAGCGGCCTATTCTTCCGGAAGACCTTCCCTAGGAGTCGGTGCCGGCAATACCCCCGCTTTAGTGGACGAAACTGCTCACATAAAAATGGCCGTTTCCTCGATTATTCTCAGTAAAACCTTCGATAACGGCATGATTTGCGCCTCGGAACAATCGGTAATCGTTGTCGATAGCATCTATGAAGAAGTTCGACAGGAATTTATTGATCGCGGGGCCTATCTTCTTTCCCCCGAAGAAAGGGAAAAAGTCGCCGGGATTCTCCTCAAAGATGGTCATATCAACCCCGATATCGTCGGACAACCGGTAGAAAAATTAGCCACCATGGCCGGAATTTCCGTTCCCGAAGATACCCGCTTACTAATCGGAGAAGTAGAAAATATTGGCTTAGAAGAACCATTTTCCTACGAAAAACTCTCGCCAATTTTAGCCATGTACCGAGCGAAAGACTTTGAAGATGGGGTAAAAAAAGCCGAAAAACTGGTCTTATTTGCCGGTCGAGGTCATACGGCCGTGCTTTATACCGCACCCTCCAATCGGGAACATATTAAGCACTTTCAAGACAACGTACAAACGGCCCGGGTATTAATTAATACCCCTTCCTCCCAGGGTGCGATTGGTGATATCTATAACTTCCGTCTCGATCCTAGTTTAACCCTCGGTTGTGGCACTTGGGGCGGTAATTCCATCAGCGAAAACGTCGAACCTACCCACCTATTAAATATTAAAACCGTAGCCGAGCGCCGGGAAAATATGCTTTGGTTCCGAGTACCACCAAAAGTATATTTTAAATACGGGTCATTACCGATCGCTATTCGGGAATTAGCCGGCAAAAAACGGGCCTTTATTGTCACCGATAAACCTCTTTTCGACCTAGGAGTTACCGCACCTTTACAGGAAATTTTAGAAGAAATCGGCATCACGATTAATATCTTTTATGATGTGGAACCCGATCCTTCCCTAGAAACCGTCGAACGGGGGTTAAATGTAATTAATACCTTCAATCCCGATGTAATTATCGCTATCGGTGGCGGTTCCCCCATGGATGCCGCTAAAATCATGTGGCTACTCTACGAGCATCCAGAGATAGAATTCGAGAGCTTGGCCATGCGTTTTATGGATATCCGCAAACGAGTCTATGAATTGCCCCCTTTAGGTGAAAAAGCTCTCATGGTGTGTATTCCCACCACTTCGGGAACAGGATCGGAAGTGACTCCCTTCGCCGTCGTCACCGATCGCCGTAATAATATTAAGTATCCTCTGGCAGATTATGCCCTAACTCCCAGCATGGCAATTGTCGATCCGGAATTAGTGCTAAATATGCCGAAAAAATTAACAGCCTACGGCGGAATTGACGCTTTAACTCACGCTCTTGAGGCCTACGTCTCGGTTTTAGCCTCAGAATATACCAATGCTCTTGCTCAAGATGCCATCCGACTGCTGTTTAAATACTTGCCCAGTTCCTATCATAACGGAGCTAAAGACCCGAAAGCGCGGGAAAAAGTCCATTACGCGGCGACTATGGCAGGAATGGCCTTCGCTAATGGCTTTTTAGGCATCTGTCACTCCATGGCCCACCAATTAGGGGCAATTTTCCATATTCCCCACGGTCTAGCCAATGCCTTGATGATTTCCCACGTCATCCTCTATAATGCCACCGATGCCCCCTTTAAACAGGCTACCTTCTCTCAGTACAAATATCCTAACGTGAAGTGGCGCTATGCCAGAATCGCTCATTCCTTGGGATTGGGAGGAGAAAGCGAGACCGAAAGTGTGGAAAGATTGGTATTAGCGATCGAATGTTTAAAACGGGAAATCGGTATTCCGGCCAGTATTAAAGAGGTAATTCCCGAAACTGAAGCCGAATTTATGGCCAAATTAGACCATTTAGCCGAACAAGCTTTCGATGATCAGTGTACCGGAGCCAATCCCCGTTATCCCCTGATTGAGGACTTAAAAACCCTGTTAATCCAAGCTTATCACGGCAATTTGCCCCTAGAGGTGGCGGTAAATGGTCACGGTGAGGTCAGTCTTGCCGATTTGAAGTTAGAGCCGCAACCGTTGAGCTTGTAGGGATAGATTTTGCCTTTGATTCCCCCTACCCCCTGTAGGGTTGATTCATGAATCAACCCTACTTCTTGCCTTTTGCCTATTGCCTTTTGCCTTTCTTCACTGGGAAATTTATTTTGCAGGACTACTTAAAAATTATCTTTTTTCCCCCGCAGCCGTGCAAACACTTGTATTGGTTCGCTGCTATCCATGGTCATGGCCAAAGCGGGACTATCCCAACGCAAAAAAGGATTAGTCAGCTTTTCCGTCCCCAAAATTGCCGGAATCGTGGGAATATCTTCAGCGCGATGTTTTTCCACTTCCCGATAACGCTGCTGCAAAGCAGCATTATTAGGGTCAACTGTCAAGGCAAACTTTAAATTATTTAACGTATATTCGTGAGCGCACCAAACCCTAGTCTGGTCAGGCAGCGATCGCAATTTAGTTAAAGAAGCCACCATTTGGCCCGGTGTTCCCTCAAATAAACGACCACAACCCCCCGAAAACAGGGTATCACCACAGAATAACTCGCCGTAATCTCCGGGGTTAACCGGGGGAAAATAATAGGCAATATGAGCGCGAGTGTGGCCGGGGACAAAGAAAACCTCGGCCCGGCGACCGGCAAATTCCACCCGGTCCCCCTCCTCTAAAAACAGCTGCTGGCCCGGAATGCGACCGCGATCCTCCTTTCCCCCATAAACACAAAGATGGGGATAACGATTAATTAAAGCCTGATTAGCCCCCACATGGTCGCCGTGGTGATGGGTATTAAAAATAGCGACTAAATCCACCTGTAAAGCCTCTAATCGCCTGAAAACGGGTTCAGGTTCCGCCGGATCCACCACGGCCGCGATTTTTTGTGCCGGATCGTAGAGGAGGAAAATATAATTATCGGAAAGGGCGTTAAGACGTTCGATCTCCATGGTAGAATTTTGGGCTAAGGTTTAACTCGATCATACCTATAGCAGCATCTTTGAGAAATCAGGCTAGAAACCTCAACCACTGGGACAAAATCTTAAATATGGCCGATGTAGAATAATAACTATAATAAAAGTGTCATAAAAAAGCAGTGAATTTATAGTAGTTATGACGATCAAATTTCGGTTTCATCCAGAGAAAGCAGTTGAAGCCGCTGCTATACTCTTAAAGCTGCACGGCAAACCGATGAAGTATTTAGGGTTGCTGAAAATGCTCTATATAGCTGACCGTCTTGCTTTAAAAACCATGGATCAACCAATTACTGGGGATAGATATGTATCAATGGATTATGGACCGGTTCTCAGGGGTGTTTATGATTTGATTAAAGGACAGCCCGTGGACTCTGCTTTACCCCTGTGGTCGAAATATATTTCTCCCCGGGATTCTAATTATGTTGACCTGCTGCAATATCCCGGCAATGAAGAACTCTGTGAAGAAGAAGAAATGATTCTTAAACAGGTTTACAAGACTTTTGGCCATCTCAATCCCTTTCTTGTAGCCGAATGGACTCACGATTTACCAGAATGGAAGGATCCCCATGGTTCGGCTATTCCAATTTTAGTGGAGGATGTTTTGCGATCTATGGGTAAAACGGAGGAGGAAATCGAAGATATTAGCCAAGAAGCCCAGCGAGAAGCCTATTTAGATGGAGCTTTACATGGCTAGTCTGGTAGTCAAGCTGGGGGATGCCTTTTTAATCGATACACCCCCTAATAAGCAACATCTCTATATTGCGATCGCAAAGACTTCTGAAAATAGATATTTATTTGTCAATGTTACAACTCGAAGAAGCAGTTCGGAAGCTACTTGTGTGCTTTTGCCCGGCCTTGGTGTCCCGAATTTTATCGTCTGTGAATCCGTGATTGCCTATCAATTTGCCCGGGAGATGGATGCCACGGAATTAGCCAGTTTAATCACTGCGGGTAGTCCGATTCCAAAAGGCTCCTGTTCAGCCACAATTCTCGCACAGATTCAGCAAGGTGGTCTAGTTTCTCGACGACTGAAAAACAAGTACAAAATTGCTCTTAGAGCTTTCTTAGATACATAGCTTCAGCCGTTTTCTGGTTAACAAGTTTTTGTCCCCTAACTCCCCGCAGGACAGGAATCGGCGAAAATTACGCAGGGAATCCCCACATGACTAACGGGAACAATATAGGGTTCTGTGGGGGGAAATAAAGCGACAACGTGGGGAACGGGACGGGGAGTATAATGCACTTGCGACTGGCCCCGATAAGCGAGGGAGGTGCTTGCTCCTGAATCCAACATCACCGCCTCCCGAAAGCCTGCCTGTACTAATAATTCTCCCAAAGCCATGGAATCGATCGGCTCTCGGGAAACCCCGATTACTGGCTGTCCTGCCTGATTAATCCCCCAAAAAGCCCGGTGACGCAGGGCATCAAAACCGTAAAGTGTACCAAAGGATTCTCGGGATTGTGGTTGTCCATCTTTGACTAACCAAGCGGCCGCGACAAAAGCATCCGTCACCTTGAGATCATCTCCAGCCTCCGCTGCGATTCCTTCTAGGGTATTATGACGGGCAGGATCAAAAGGAAGATAACGCACCCATTGATCAGTAATGATTACTAAAGGACGACCCTCTAACTTGCCGATTTCCCCTTCATATCCCGGGATAAAGCCGCCATTTTCGCTTAAAACCGGCCCGATCATCTGATTTGAGTCCAATTCCTTGAGAGAGAAAAAACCGCCATCTACAGCCGCGATCGCTTCTGTGCCAGCGATAATTTCCTCCACTTGATAACGACTATCAGCGTGAATAGTTTTGGGAATCCCGCCACTAATCAGAACAAGTGTATTAGTTGGGAATTCCACTTCCCGTTTTTGGATGGTGGTGGCAAAGTTAAAACCGCCATCGGTACGGGGTAAGGGATCACCTCCCCAAGCTTGCGGGACAACTTCCCTAGTGCGCGATTGCCCAAAGCGTCCAATCGTGAGTAAATCGGGGGATTGGCCAGCAAAATGCTCATCGAGGTCATTCATCGATAAAGCCGCCCGATAACCCGCTTTTTTGACGAATTCCTTCACTCGATCGTCCGCCTTCCCTTCCGGATAGGTAAAATAATTAATCGGAATACCCAATTCTTTTTCTAAGATTTGTTTCGATTGCTTGACTTCTTGCTCCAAATCTGCATCGGACAATAACCTTAAATCCCGGGGATGACTAACACTATGGGAGACAATCTGTACTAGAGGATCGGCGGCCATTTCCTGGAGTTGTTGCCAAGTGACACTGGTTCGGCCGGTTTTTTGAGTCATTTTATTGATATAAATCGAGAAAACGGCGGGATAGTTATATTTTCTCAATAAAGGATAGACATACTGGTAATGTCCCCCATAACCATCATCAAAAGTCAATAAAACCGGTTTAGCGGGAAGGGGGATACCTGTCCGCAGATGGGAAATTAACCAATCGATACTGATCGGAGTTGCCCCGATTTCCTGCAAAAATTGAAAATGTGCCTCTAATTCGCCTGGGGTAACGTCAAAAAATACCTCTTTTTCTGGTAAAATGTCGTGATACATTAAAATCGGTACTTTAGTTCCTTGAGCGCGGGGATGAATTTCCGGCCAGGGGGCTAATTCGATCGCTGTTGTCGAGTTATTTAGCCAATTATCGAGACTAATATCGTTTTTTTGGAGAGATAGGGAAAAAATCACTCGATCTGATAAGTTTTTATAGGTTTTACAATCAAAAATTCTCGATATATCCTTAAAAGAACTATTTTCTCGGACATAATCCGCGCATTCCGGTTGAAACTCCCTAAAAGGTGCGGGGAGAGAATCACCCCCCACCAGAGCATTAGAACGAGGATAGAGAGAAATTGCCCAAATAATCAGACAAACGACGATAAATGCCAAAAATCCGTATAGGGGAAGGAAAGAAAAGGAAGATTTTTGCCGAGCTTGCCAACGCATAAGATCAAGTAATAAAGTAAAAAGTAAAAAGTAAAAAAGCAGATAGGCCCTGAGTTACCGAAAAAACTGCCTTTTATCTAGATTTTTGGCTTTTGTTTTCTCGTCAGCAAAGCCCACTGATTACAAGCTGAGTTTCCCCATAATCCGCTCCCTTGTCAAGTTTTCTAGAACACCCTCATCAGTTATCAGTTATCAGTTATCAGTGAGCAGTGAGCAGTGAGCAGTGAGCAGATTTGAGTTTTCAGTGGACAGTGGTAATCAGTGAGCAGTTGTCAATAGACTACCTTTATTGATTCTCCTTATTTCCCCACACCCTACACCCCACACCCTACACCCCACACCCCACACCCCACACCCCATCACCCCACACCCCTCCTATGTTCACGCGGACTAAGTTGGTAAAGCGTGACACAAAACTGCTAGAGTTAGCAAAGACGAGTATATAAACTTTACAGATATTGTATGAGAGTTTTGGTTATTGGCGGAGACGGCTATTGTGGTTGGGCAACGGCACTCCATCTATCAAATAGAGGTTACGAAGTAGGCATACTTGATAGTTTAGTTCGTCGCTATTGGGACTTACAATTAGGCTGCGATACCTTAACACCGATCGCACCCATATCTCATCGGATTCAACGCTGGCAAGATCTGACGGGAAAATCGATCGATCTTTTTGTCGGGGATATCAATAACTACGACTTTCTGATTCAATCCCTGCGACAGTTTCAACCAGACACCATTGTTCACTTCGGAGAACAGAGATCTGCACCCTTCTCCATGATCGATCGCGAACACGCGGTTTTAACCCAAGTTAATAACGTTGTTGGCAATTTAAACATCCTCTACGCGATGAAAGAGGAATTTCCCGAAGCGCACCTAGTGAAACTGGGAACGATGGGTGAGTATGGT
This portion of the Microcystis aeruginosa NIES-2549 genome encodes:
- a CDS encoding DUF7149 domain-containing protein, with product MKTENFSPRQALNKAFLRVKPSRSQVEKFQTHLEQLLGSINETESEEFHKNLLADFLKHSYYSPQHFINTKGRNDLVIHNGKESRDSVGVILEVKKPSNKSEMLRRDKLNCKALQELLLYFLRERITEKNLEIKHLIATNIYEWFIFDGNIFERLFAQNQELVRQFNDFETGRLTGKTTDFFYKQIGEPFLNSILDSLTYTHFDLREYSQTIREDEHNLISLYKIFSPEHLLKLPFANDSNSLDKNFYSELLHIIGLTEIKEGGKKLIQRLQPAARQPGSLLENAISQVESLDKISRLPNPEEFGETEEERLLNIGLELGITWINRILFLKLLEAQIIRYHRGDKSLGFLNLGKIANYDDLNRLFFSVLAKKQTERSKDIQNTHTQVPYLNSSLFEPTDLEQSTIVISNLRSENIEIFAGTVLKDSQGKKRTGEINALAYLFEFLNAYDFSSEGGEAIQEDNKTLINASVLGLIFEKINGYKDGSFFTPGFITMYMCRETIRRAVIEKFNQSQGWDCQTIEDVYNRIKDKTAANAIINSLKICDPAVGSGHFLVSALNEIIAIKSELQILLDKEGKTLRDYRVEVVNDELIVTDDDGNLFEYNPRNRESQRVQETLFQEKQRLIEGCLFGVDINPNSVKICRLRLWIELLKNAYYKADNELETLPNIDINIKVGNSLISRFGLSNDLQVFSRKSRLSIESYKDAVRVYRNAEDKSQKREMERLISEIKSSFRQTLQLDEPLKKRLRGLETDLYSLENQILLFEESPKEKKARERKIIQLRNEIDKLRPQLEEIESGKIYHNAFEWRFEFPEVLDDKGNFIGFDVIIGNPPWGAKIDNKHLTKIKEKNSDIIVRMIDSFMFFVNLTFSIKSQYGLICQIIPDVILYQVDNEKLREKIFKTHQLEIAFNLGDRIFEDVARPCCIILLTSKFTNISWVGEYQKSSDDSVNSLSHNLLIPIETSFFKTIPNQVITTKNLIGYKIINRYNKIKLRDLIDQDGIQRGVSPDLKEAFIVDKKNIDKFHLEQNFIFPTITGGRDLNKYLISDIDKKIIYTKKTDDPQLIPQIIEYLKSFKERITCVEVKENKHPFWSLHRPRNQEIFLKPEKIIGVITGDKIIVALDNNQIFPTDGLYLMSSSGRLSNKFLLGVLNSKIITYFYRLLSMEVNRTLAQIKPTILEEVPIETHPETLVKKIEIKVDQILTAKKSNPKADTSELEKEIDKIVYELYGLSEEEIRIIEGEIK
- the adhE gene encoding bifunctional acetaldehyde-CoA/alcohol dehydrogenase: MIVTNRQELEELIQQVKKAQQQFANYNQEQVDLIFKKAALAANNARIPLAKMAVQETGMGVIEDKVIKNHFASEIIYNKYKHSKTCGIIEEDKSFGLQKIAEPVGILAGIVPTTNPTSTAIFKALIALKTRNGIIFSPHPRAKDCTIAAAKIVLEAAVKAGAPAGIIGWIDQPSVELSQALMQHPSINLILATGGPGMVKAAYSSGRPSLGVGAGNTPALVDETAHIKMAVSSIILSKTFDNGMICASEQSVIVVDSIYEEVRQEFIDRGAYLLSPEEREKVAGILLKDGHINPDIVGQPVEKLATMAGISVPEDTRLLIGEVENIGLEEPFSYEKLSPILAMYRAKDFEDGVKKAEKLVLFAGRGHTAVLYTAPSNREHIKHFQDNVQTARVLINTPSSQGAIGDIYNFRLDPSLTLGCGTWGGNSISENVEPTHLLNIKTVAERRENMLWFRVPPKVYFKYGSLPIAIRELAGKKRAFIVTDKPLFDLGVTAPLQEILEEIGITINIFYDVEPDPSLETVERGLNVINTFNPDVIIAIGGGSPMDAAKIMWLLYEHPEIEFESLAMRFMDIRKRVYELPPLGEKALMVCIPTTSGTGSEVTPFAVVTDRRNNIKYPLADYALTPSMAIVDPELVLNMPKKLTAYGGIDALTHALEAYVSVLASEYTNALAQDAIRLLFKYLPSSYHNGAKDPKAREKVHYAATMAGMAFANGFLGICHSMAHQLGAIFHIPHGLANALMISHVILYNATDAPFKQATFSQYKYPNVKWRYARIAHSLGLGGESETESVERLVLAIECLKREIGIPASIKEVIPETEAEFMAKLDHLAEQAFDDQCTGANPRYPLIEDLKTLLIQAYHGNLPLEVAVNGHGEVSLADLKLEPQPLSL
- the gloB gene encoding hydroxyacylglutathione hydrolase, with protein sequence MEIERLNALSDNYIFLLYDPAQKIAAVVDPAEPEPVFRRLEALQVDLVAIFNTHHHGDHVGANQALINRYPHLCVYGGKEDRGRIPGQQLFLEEGDRVEFAGRRAEVFFVPGHTRAHIAYYFPPVNPGDYGELFCGDTLFSGGCGRLFEGTPGQMVASLTKLRSLPDQTRVWCAHEYTLNNLKFALTVDPNNAALQQRYREVEKHRAEDIPTIPAILGTEKLTNPFLRWDSPALAMTMDSSEPIQVFARLRGKKDNF
- a CDS encoding Panacea domain-containing protein, producing MTIKFRFHPEKAVEAAAILLKLHGKPMKYLGLLKMLYIADRLALKTMDQPITGDRYVSMDYGPVLRGVYDLIKGQPVDSALPLWSKYISPRDSNYVDLLQYPGNEELCEEEEMILKQVYKTFGHLNPFLVAEWTHDLPEWKDPHGSAIPILVEDVLRSMGKTEEEIEDISQEAQREAYLDGALHG
- a CDS encoding polysaccharide deacetylase family protein yields the protein MRWQARQKSSFSFLPLYGFLAFIVVCLIIWAISLYPRSNALVGGDSLPAPFREFQPECADYVRENSSFKDISRIFDCKTYKNLSDRVIFSLSLQKNDISLDNWLNNSTTAIELAPWPEIHPRAQGTKVPILMYHDILPEKEVFFDVTPGELEAHFQFLQEIGATPISIDWLISHLRTGIPLPAKPVLLTFDDGYGGHYQYVYPLLRKYNYPAVFSIYINKMTQKTGRTSVTWQQLQEMAADPLVQIVSHSVSHPRDLRLLSDADLEQEVKQSKQILEKELGIPINYFTYPEGKADDRVKEFVKKAGYRAALSMNDLDEHFAGQSPDLLTIGRFGQSRTREVVPQAWGGDPLPRTDGGFNFATTIQKREVEFPTNTLVLISGGIPKTIHADSRYQVEEIIAGTEAIAAVDGGFFSLKELDSNQMIGPVLSENGGFIPGYEGEIGKLEGRPLVIITDQWVRYLPFDPARHNTLEGIAAEAGDDLKVTDAFVAAAWLVKDGQPQSRESFGTLYGFDALRHRAFWGINQAGQPVIGVSREPIDSMALGELLVQAGFREAVMLDSGASTSLAYRGQSQVHYTPRPVPHVVALFPPTEPYIVPVSHVGIPCVIFADSCPAGS